One region of Streptomyces sp. NBC_00442 genomic DNA includes:
- a CDS encoding MarR family winged helix-turn-helix transcriptional regulator produces MTTPARNLPQLLAEAKRWFDDALLASMRAAGEQPVTVGQAAVFAALDDEGTTVSALARSMGVTRQTAHQAVHALIGMGLLEQTADPASARSRLIRPTAEGSRVHRRAQNTLAVIEGVLAERIGADAVGALREALTVPPGEPPLVDAP; encoded by the coding sequence ATGACCACCCCCGCACGCAACCTCCCCCAACTGCTGGCCGAGGCCAAACGCTGGTTCGACGACGCGCTGTTGGCCAGCATGCGGGCGGCCGGCGAGCAGCCGGTGACCGTCGGGCAGGCGGCCGTCTTCGCCGCCCTCGACGACGAGGGCACGACGGTCTCGGCTCTCGCCCGCAGCATGGGCGTCACCCGGCAGACCGCCCACCAGGCGGTGCATGCCCTCATCGGCATGGGGCTGCTGGAGCAGACGGCCGATCCGGCCTCCGCGCGCAGTCGCCTGATCCGCCCCACCGCCGAGGGATCCCGAGTGCACCGGCGGGCTCAGAACACCCTCGCCGTCATCGAAGGCGTCCTGGCGGAACGCATCGGCGCCGATGCCGTCGGCGCTCTGCGGGAGGCGTTGACCGTTCCTCCGGGGGAGCCGCCTCTGGTGGACGCGCCCTGA
- a CDS encoding dihydrofolate reductase family protein, which produces MTATYTFDVFSSLDGFGGASANWSGYWGKQGPELLDRRADLYGTERRMVFGANTYRAFAQMLATSDEQSDVRDEWVTRMRNMPATVVSTTLREPLDWPDATLVSGDATEVVARLKEESDVPLRSHGSLSMNRALMAAGLVDFVQVTLFPVITGRTGLDAIFQGAADFDLELAESRTLDTHIQELIYRPTLH; this is translated from the coding sequence ATGACCGCCACCTACACCTTCGACGTCTTTTCCAGTCTCGACGGCTTCGGCGGAGCCAGCGCCAACTGGAGCGGCTACTGGGGCAAGCAGGGCCCCGAGTTGCTGGACCGCCGCGCCGACCTCTACGGCACAGAGCGGCGGATGGTCTTCGGCGCCAACACCTATCGGGCGTTCGCGCAGATGCTGGCCACGAGCGACGAACAGTCCGATGTACGTGACGAATGGGTCACCCGGATGCGGAACATGCCGGCGACCGTGGTGTCGACGACGCTGCGAGAACCCCTCGACTGGCCGGACGCGACCCTCGTGAGCGGTGACGCCACGGAGGTCGTGGCCCGGCTCAAGGAAGAATCGGACGTGCCGTTGCGTTCGCACGGCAGCCTGTCCATGAACCGGGCGCTGATGGCCGCCGGCCTGGTGGATTTCGTGCAGGTGACCCTCTTCCCCGTCATTACGGGGCGGACGGGGCTGGACGCGATCTTCCAAGGCGCGGCCGACTTCGACCTGGAGCTGGCGGAGAGCCGGACGCTCGACACGCACATCCAGGAACTCATCTACCGGCCCACGCTCCACTGA
- a CDS encoding SAM-dependent methyltransferase yields MWATAVGVARVRALETERENALFHDPLAQAFATAGGRGPSSPAPAGDEAARHRRMGVAFSIVIRTKFLDDLLQEASASGVRQVVLLGAGMDSRAFRIDWPEGTRLFEVDTAAPLEFKESVLRQERAVARCERITVTVDLREDWPTALAAAGHDAAAPTVWIAEGLLIYLPQDAVELLLARIGARSAAGSRMGLTLGPRGVIERFGADAVPGSAASLWVSEMPDDPVTWLAGHGWEAVSHTLRECAAAYGRPISTPPRREERPGGLISAVRR; encoded by the coding sequence GTGTGGGCGACGGCGGTGGGCGTCGCCAGGGTGCGGGCGCTGGAGACCGAGCGGGAGAACGCGCTGTTCCACGACCCGTTGGCGCAGGCCTTCGCCACCGCCGGCGGTCGGGGTCCCTCCTCGCCGGCGCCGGCCGGGGACGAGGCCGCGCGGCACCGCCGGATGGGAGTCGCGTTCTCCATTGTCATCAGGACGAAGTTCCTCGACGACCTGTTGCAGGAGGCCTCCGCGTCCGGAGTGCGACAGGTCGTACTGCTGGGCGCGGGAATGGACAGCCGGGCCTTCCGGATCGACTGGCCCGAGGGCACCCGTCTGTTCGAGGTGGACACTGCCGCGCCCCTCGAATTCAAGGAGTCGGTGCTGCGGCAAGAACGGGCCGTCGCACGCTGTGAGCGGATCACTGTCACGGTGGATCTGCGTGAGGACTGGCCCACCGCGCTGGCCGCCGCGGGGCACGATGCGGCGGCGCCGACCGTGTGGATCGCCGAAGGGCTGCTGATCTATCTGCCCCAGGACGCGGTGGAGTTGCTGCTGGCCCGGATCGGCGCGCGATCGGCGGCGGGCAGTCGGATGGGGCTGACGCTTGGCCCGCGCGGGGTGATCGAGCGCTTCGGCGCGGATGCCGTGCCGGGATCGGCGGCGTCCCTGTGGGTTTCGGAGATGCCCGACGACCCGGTGACCTGGCTGGCCGGGCACGGCTGGGAGGCCGTCAGCCACACCCTGCGCGAGTGCGCCGCCGCCTACGGGCGCCCGATCAGCACTCCACCGCGGCGCGAGGAGCGTCCGGGCGGGCTGATCTCGGCGGTCCGCCGCTAA
- a CDS encoding class I SAM-dependent methyltransferase, whose amino-acid sequence MIDAKPLSSTAGYGEAAGTLVEQYESVSFEDVHRDVLHLFPSRPGTILDIGAGSGRDAAALAGRGHVVVAAEPTAELRELGQQIHADRGIEWVDDSLPEMRTLRGRRSRFGLILLTAVWMHLDAVQRSSAMEGIAELLAPEGRVVLTLRHGPVPAGRRMFDVSAAETIELARAHGLRVVHLGERQDPHGRQGVHWSSLGLEEGTAAG is encoded by the coding sequence ATGATCGACGCGAAGCCCCTTTCCAGTACCGCCGGCTATGGCGAAGCCGCCGGCACGCTCGTCGAGCAGTACGAGAGCGTCTCCTTCGAGGACGTCCACCGCGACGTACTGCACCTGTTCCCGTCCCGACCCGGCACCATCCTCGACATCGGGGCGGGCAGTGGCCGCGACGCCGCCGCGCTGGCAGGGCGGGGCCACGTGGTCGTCGCCGCTGAGCCCACCGCCGAGCTTCGCGAACTGGGCCAACAGATCCACGCAGACCGGGGCATCGAGTGGGTCGACGACTCGCTGCCCGAGATGAGGACCCTGCGCGGTCGCCGCTCCCGCTTCGGCCTGATCCTTCTGACCGCCGTGTGGATGCATCTGGACGCAGTGCAGCGGTCGTCGGCGATGGAAGGCATCGCCGAGCTGCTCGCCCCCGAGGGGCGCGTGGTCCTCACCCTGAGGCACGGGCCCGTCCCGGCAGGGCGGCGGATGTTCGACGTGTCGGCGGCCGAGACGATCGAGCTCGCGCGTGCCCACGGTCTGCGTGTTGTGCATCTTGGCGAGCGTCAAGACCCGCACGGCCGGCAGGGCGTGCACTGGAGCTCCTTGGGTCTGGAAGAGGGCACGGCCGCAGGCTGA
- a CDS encoding DUF7144 family membrane protein: protein MADNVNQPEAGRTRDTGRTRAAGPSHELQSGWIFFAAIMMIIGGAMAILEGIAAIAKDDLFVRTSNYVFTFNLTSWGWIHLIVGIVVLLAGCALFSGAIWARAVGIFVVGVSLIAHFLWLPYYPFWSVILIAIDTFVIYALCTPAHSGRAATRV, encoded by the coding sequence ATGGCCGACAACGTGAATCAGCCGGAGGCCGGGCGAACCCGCGACACCGGGCGAACCCGCGCCGCCGGGCCATCGCACGAGCTGCAGTCCGGGTGGATCTTCTTCGCGGCGATCATGATGATCATCGGCGGAGCCATGGCCATCCTCGAGGGCATCGCCGCCATCGCCAAGGACGACCTGTTCGTCAGGACCTCGAACTACGTCTTCACGTTCAACCTGACCAGCTGGGGATGGATCCACCTCATCGTGGGGATCGTCGTGCTCCTCGCTGGCTGCGCACTGTTCTCCGGCGCGATATGGGCACGCGCGGTCGGCATCTTCGTCGTGGGCGTGAGCTTGATCGCCCACTTCCTGTGGCTCCCGTACTACCCGTTCTGGTCGGTCATCCTGATCGCCATCGACACGTTCGTCATCTACGCCCTGTGCACCCCGGCGCACTCCGGGAGGGCAGCAACCCGCGTCTGA
- a CDS encoding quercetin 2,3-dioxygenase gives MTMEFARPSRRRSHIPAEPGKPYFIEKGMGDRAHLFTDLVTVYAGGEQTENAFNFFTVEGPRGEVIPAHVHSDTYEVFYITDGAVRLFVEDLGGEQHERLLTAGDFGFVPKNCPHAYRIERHHSRVVGVAAGPGGTFERFFENLGVPTEELGLPPEPYVPAPQKFATVPQRYDVRFLPEHQWRTGN, from the coding sequence ATGACCATGGAGTTCGCCCGCCCCAGCCGTCGGAGGTCACACATTCCTGCCGAACCAGGAAAGCCGTACTTCATCGAGAAGGGCATGGGCGACCGCGCCCACCTGTTCACCGACCTGGTCACCGTCTACGCGGGCGGCGAGCAGACGGAGAACGCCTTCAACTTCTTCACCGTCGAGGGCCCCAGGGGCGAGGTGATCCCGGCCCACGTCCACTCCGACACGTACGAGGTCTTCTACATCACCGACGGCGCGGTGCGGCTGTTCGTCGAGGATCTGGGGGGTGAGCAGCACGAGAGGCTGCTCACCGCGGGCGACTTCGGATTCGTACCGAAGAACTGCCCGCACGCCTATCGCATCGAGCGCCATCACAGCCGGGTCGTGGGCGTGGCCGCCGGGCCCGGTGGCACCTTCGAGCGGTTCTTCGAAAATCTCGGCGTCCCCACCGAGGAGCTCGGCCTGCCGCCCGAGCCGTACGTGCCCGCACCGCAGAAGTTCGCGACCGTGCCGCAGCGCTACGACGTGCGCTTCCTGCCCGAGCACCAGTGGCGCACCGGGAACTGA